From the genome of Gemmatimonadales bacterium:
TGATGACCACCGGCCCGCTCGACATCCGCGCGCTGCTGCGCGAGGCACCCTGACGTACATCCACGCGGGAGACGCACAATGACCTCCGCATCCGGGCCAAGCGGCCCTCCGCACGGCTTGCCCGCCCTCTGGGAAAAACTCACCGGGCCACAGCGACGCGCCGTGGCTCGCGTCCTCCTGACCCGCAGCGTCGCCCGCGACGTCAACACCGAATTCGCGGACACGCGAACCTTCGGCCAGCGGGTGTCCGACCGGATCGCCGCGTTCGGCGGCTCCTGGCCGTTCATCGGGCTGGCGTTTCTCATGCTCGCCGGCTGGGTCGTGCTCAACTCGGTGCTGCTCGCGCGGCGCGGCGCCGCCTTCGACCCCTATCCGTATATCTTGCTGAACCTGATCCTCTCGATGCTCGCCGCGTTGCAGGCCCCGGTCATCATGATGTCGCAGAACCGG
Proteins encoded in this window:
- a CDS encoding DUF1003 domain-containing protein produces the protein MTSASGPSGPPHGLPALWEKLTGPQRRAVARVLLTRSVARDVNTEFADTRTFGQRVSDRIAAFGGSWPFIGLAFLMLAGWVVLNSVLLARRGAAFDPYPYILLNLILSMLAALQAPVIMMSQNRQAARDRLEATHDYEVNLKAELEIQSLHEKLDQLRERDWAALVEMQQQQIQLLQRLLERATGESA